A window of Pirellulales bacterium genomic DNA:
TTTCGCATCTGCCGCATCTGTCTGCGCAAGCTGGCCGACAACGGCCTGATACCGGGCATGAAGAAGGCGAGTTGGTAAAGGGAACTATAAGAAGATGATGACCGACCCCATCGCCGACATGTTGACCCGCATTCGCAATGCGGTGCGTGTCGAGCGCGCCAGTGTGGAAATGCCGTTGTCGAAGGTCAAGCGCGGCATGGCCGAAGTCCTCAAGCGCGAGGGCTACATCTGGGACTTCGAAGAGGTCGACGCCAAGCCAAGTCCGCAGCTTCGCATCCACCTGAAGTACGGCCCCAACGGCGAGCGCGTGATCCGGCACATCAAACGCGTGAGCAAGCCGGGCCGCCGCATTTACAGCGGCGCCGACAACCTGCGGCCCGTGCTCAACGGACTGGGAATTTCCATCATCAGTACCAGCCGCGGCGTGATCAGCGACCGCGAAGCGCGACAGCGGCATCTCGGCGGCGAGGTGCTGTGCGAGTTGTGGTAAAGGGAGGATGGCCTTCCTGGGCCGTCCGGTAACAAGCGCATGATACAGAAGTCATTTGCGATGCTGAAAGAACGAAAAGCACAATGTCACGCATAGGAAAAAAACCGGTCTTGATTCCCAAGGGCGCCAAAGTGGCCGTCAGCGGCAACACCGTGGCGGTCGAGGGACCGCTGGGCAAGCTCGAATGGGGCTTTCGGCGCGAGGTGCGCGTGGCGGTCGACGACGAGGCCAAGCAGGTCAAAATCGATCGCGAGGGCGAGTCGCGCTCGGCCCGCGCCCTGCAAGGGCTGACGCGCGCCCTGATTCAGAACATGCTCAAGGGGGTCACCGACGGCTACGAGAAAAAGCTGGAGATCGTGGGCGTCGGCTATCTGGCGGCCGTGCAAGGCACCACGCTGCAGCTTCGCGTCGGTTTCGCCAACGAAGTTCAGATGCCGATTCCCAGTGGACTGAAAGTGACCTGCCCCGACCAGACGCACATCGTCGTCAAGGGGACCGATAAGCAACAAGTCGGCCAGTTTGCCGCCGAGGTGCGCTCCGTCCGCAAGCCCGAACCGTACAAGGGGAAGGGCATTCGCTACGACGGCGAGCAAGTGCGGCGCAAGGCCGGCAAGGCGATGACGAAGTAAAGCCGGCAGAAAGTAACGAAGTATGAATCACGAACGAACCATTGCCCGACAGAGGCAGCGACGAGGCTTTCGCGTCCGCAATCGCGTCAAGCGCGATTCGAGGCGTCCGCGGCTGAGCATCTTTCGCAGCCACAAGCACATGTACGCGCAGATCATCGACGACGACGCGGGCAAGACGCTGGTCTACGCCAGCACGCGCGACAAAGACCTTTCGGGCAGCTACGGCGGCAACAAGGCCGCGGCCCAAACGGTCGGTCGCGTGCTTGCCGAGCGGGCGCTGGCGGCCGGAATCAAAGCGGTGGCCTTTGACCGCCGCGAATACAAGTATCATGGCCGGGTGGCGGCGTTGGCCGAAGCCGCCCGCGAAGCCGGTCTGAGTCTCTGAGTGAAAAGTGATGAGGTAAAACCCGTAGGGTGGGACCAGCGAGCTTGCGAGCG
This region includes:
- the rpsH gene encoding 30S ribosomal protein S8 is translated as MMTDPIADMLTRIRNAVRVERASVEMPLSKVKRGMAEVLKREGYIWDFEEVDAKPSPQLRIHLKYGPNGERVIRHIKRVSKPGRRIYSGADNLRPVLNGLGISIISTSRGVISDREARQRHLGGEVLCELW
- the rplF gene encoding 50S ribosomal protein L6 gives rise to the protein MSRIGKKPVLIPKGAKVAVSGNTVAVEGPLGKLEWGFRREVRVAVDDEAKQVKIDREGESRSARALQGLTRALIQNMLKGVTDGYEKKLEIVGVGYLAAVQGTTLQLRVGFANEVQMPIPSGLKVTCPDQTHIVVKGTDKQQVGQFAAEVRSVRKPEPYKGKGIRYDGEQVRRKAGKAMTK
- the rplR gene encoding 50S ribosomal protein L18, giving the protein MNHERTIARQRQRRGFRVRNRVKRDSRRPRLSIFRSHKHMYAQIIDDDAGKTLVYASTRDKDLSGSYGGNKAAAQTVGRVLAERALAAGIKAVAFDRREYKYHGRVAALAEAAREAGLSL